Proteins from a genomic interval of Zingiber officinale cultivar Zhangliang chromosome 1B, Zo_v1.1, whole genome shotgun sequence:
- the LOC122040720 gene encoding polygalacturonase-like: MPSLAHKLACLILCILLLSKLHRCFGEEEAARSVLFEGDQPAIPLHDLRSAYAKLYQLLAGMKVQAQEVINIDAYGANSQGYQKAWNAVCSSSTPAILTVPEKKNYVLQPIAFSGPCKSSVTVMIKGSVEAPVDRSLWAGKRYWIMFSGVDNLSVGGGGVINGNGNVWWQNSCKIKKSSPCVDAPTALTFNGCKNLRVENLRIQNSQQIHVSFQSCSDVDVSHLSITAPGTSPNTDGIHVTETQSITISDSVIATGDDCISIVSGSANVMAKNIVCGPGHGISIGSLGSGNSQARVSDVTVDTARLSGTTNGVRIKTWQGGSGYAKNIVFKNIVMQNVKNPIIIDQNYCDSNKPCHEQGSAVEVGNVLYKNITGTSASEDAIALSCSKATPCHGIVLQDINLGHSTQSSCENAKWSKLGSVVPSPCTN; this comes from the exons ATGCCGTCCCTTGCACATAAATTAGCATGCCTCATACTTTGCATTCTCTTGCTGAGCAAATTGCACCGCTGCTTTGGAGAAGAAGAGGCAGCCAGAAGTGTCTTGTTCGAGGGTGATCAACCTGCAATCCCTTTGCATGACTTGCGGAGTGCTTATGCCAAATTATATCAGCTACTTGCAGGGATGAAGGTTCAAGCTCAGGAGGTGATCAATATCGATGCCTACGGTGCCAATTCTCAG GGATATCAGAAGGCCTGGAACGCAGTTTGCTCTTCTTCCACTCCAGCCATTTTGACGGTTCCAGAAAAGAAGAATTATGTTCTTCAGCCGATCGCCTTCTCAGGCCCTTGCAAATCTAGTGTTACTGTCATG atcaaAGGATCTGTGGAAGCTCCGGTCGACCGGTCGCTCTGGGCCGGCAAGAGATACTGGATAATGTTCAGTGGTGTTGACAACCTTTCAGTCGGAGGCGGCGGAGTGATCAACGGCAATGGCAACGTCTGGTGGCAAAACTCCTGCAAGATTAAAAAGTCTTCA CCTTGCGTGGACGCACCCACG GCGTTGACTTTTAACGGCTGCAAGAACTTGAGGGTAGAGAATCTAAGGATTCAAAATAGTCAACAAATCCACGTGTCGTTCCAAAGCTGCAGCGACGTCGACGTATCTCATCTTTCGATCACTGCTCCAGGAACAAGTCCGAACACCGATGGGATTCACGTCACAGAAACACAGAGCATAACCATCTCCGATTCCGTCATTGCAACCG GTGACGACTGCATATCGATCGTGAGTGGGTCTGCTAACGTGATGGCCAAAAACATAGTTTGCGGACCTGGCCATGGAATCAG CATCGGAAGCCTTGGAAGTGGGAATTCCCAGGCTCGCGTTTCTGACGTGACTGTGGACACTGCCCGTCTCAGTGGCACCACCAATGGAGTCCGGATCAAGACGTGGCAA GGAGGTAGTGGATATGCAAAGAACATAGTGTTCAAGAACATAGTCATGCAAAACGTCAAGAATCCTATAATCATTGACCAGAACTACTGTGACTCGAATAAGCCATGCCATGAACAG GGATCAGCTGTGGAAGTAGGGAATGTGCTGTACAAGAACATAACAGGAACTAGTGCTTCAGAGGATGCTATAGCCCTGAGCTGCAGCAAGGCAACTCCATGCCATGGCATAGTGTTGCAAGATATCAACTTAGGTCATTCCACACAAAGCTCCTGTGAGAATGCAAAATGGAGCAAATTAGGAAGTGTTGTTCCTTCTCCTTGCACCAACTAG